In Chryseobacterium shigense, the following proteins share a genomic window:
- a CDS encoding RagB/SusD family nutrient uptake outer membrane protein, with protein MKFNKTIYYFLLGTSLILGTTSCSDYLDTEPLTDRAVPLTDTPYTTAAEAEGLMSAIYVDLGNEYWQLDYFFNGDAQTEIAHAGSDNIQNFQMDEYRIIATNSNVNRDWNYLFGFINNCNKVLNYVDNISDPALSTARKSEMKAEAAIMRAMYNFHGVQLWGDFPLVTKAVIGVNDENFDEVYDQVYPTRKPINEVYNLIISDLEGAIANAPASSNKYRATKGLAMALLAKVYATKPNPDYAKVINYTTQLMGQGYSLLPNYDQLFDGNHEANSESIFESNGNAGTVWAWGSSMFYGTDWKKFNTPSYDLVNTFNTENDNVRKNSSIWFSPTAVSWSDNFWPSNNFPFMYKMRITTGHQNFYVMRYADLLLIRAEALVRQGNFIDAATLVNQVRTRASSSLTPITITNTDDGINKILKERKLELAFEGHRWFDLKRTGKSIEILSQQRDAVGNLLPYVSNLNQNRLLWPIPQAQLDNNPNLTQNPGY; from the coding sequence ATGAAATTCAATAAAACAATATATTATTTTCTGTTGGGAACAAGTTTAATTTTGGGAACAACATCTTGTAGTGATTATCTGGATACTGAACCTCTTACTGACAGAGCCGTGCCACTTACTGATACTCCTTATACAACTGCAGCAGAAGCAGAAGGTTTAATGTCTGCAATTTATGTTGACTTAGGCAATGAGTACTGGCAGTTAGATTATTTCTTTAATGGTGATGCACAAACCGAAATTGCTCATGCAGGAAGTGATAATATACAAAACTTTCAAATGGACGAATACAGAATTATCGCTACAAATTCAAATGTGAATAGGGACTGGAATTATTTATTCGGATTTATAAACAATTGCAATAAGGTCTTAAATTATGTAGACAATATTTCAGATCCGGCTCTTTCCACTGCAAGAAAGTCAGAAATGAAAGCTGAAGCAGCTATCATGAGAGCAATGTATAACTTTCATGGGGTTCAGCTTTGGGGAGATTTTCCATTAGTTACAAAAGCAGTAATTGGTGTAAATGATGAGAATTTTGATGAAGTTTATGATCAGGTATATCCAACTAGAAAACCTATTAATGAAGTTTATAATTTAATTATTTCAGATTTAGAAGGAGCTATTGCAAACGCTCCTGCAAGTTCAAATAAATATAGAGCTACAAAAGGTTTAGCTATGGCTCTATTGGCAAAAGTCTATGCCACAAAACCAAATCCGGATTACGCAAAAGTTATAAACTATACTACCCAGCTTATGGGACAAGGATATTCTTTACTTCCAAATTATGACCAATTATTTGATGGTAATCATGAAGCCAATTCAGAATCTATTTTTGAATCTAATGGAAATGCAGGAACAGTTTGGGCATGGGGATCATCAATGTTTTATGGAACAGATTGGAAGAAATTTAATACTCCTTCTTATGATTTGGTAAATACATTCAATACCGAAAATGATAATGTGAGAAAAAACTCAAGTATCTGGTTTTCTCCAACCGCGGTAAGCTGGTCTGATAATTTTTGGCCAAGTAATAATTTTCCTTTTATGTATAAAATGAGAATTACAACAGGGCATCAGAATTTTTATGTAATGAGATATGCCGATTTATTATTGATCAGAGCTGAAGCCTTAGTTCGCCAGGGTAATTTCATAGACGCAGCTACCTTAGTAAACCAAGTAAGAACAAGAGCCAGTTCCAGCTTAACACCTATTACAATAACGAATACAGATGACGGGATCAATAAAATTCTTAAAGAAAGAAAATTAGAATTAGCGTTTGAAGGTCACCGTTGGTTTGATTTGAAGAGAACCGGAAAATCGATTGAAATTCTTTCTCAACAGAGAGATGCAGTTGGTAATTTATTACCTTATGTAAGTAATTTAAATCAAAACAGGCTGTTATGGCCAATTCCACAAGCGCAATTAGACAATAATCCTAATTTAACCCAAAACCCAGGTTATTAA
- a CDS encoding polymorphic toxin-type HINT domain-containing protein has translation MDELEYITLKALMMCDQGAAPDFFKPTFNTKVKIHGCLVATNKDAAPLINIPSFKICKISGGPCTPTTVPMTWQDTWQVKINGIHSLIGKSTCQCPVGGKIEFMTSGQVPLPADAAQEVKDMQDQAQRELDDSGQGDSVGEAGLVEGMIPVWGSGRDLINDIQTGDGWGAAMNAGFLIWDVASIAVGVVSFGTGTVAMQGAKAGIKGAIKAGAKAVSKEALQQMGKAALKKLSKEALKKSIDDVAKKLLKTCVFACFPAGTPVHTEHGIKNIEDISIGDMVWAYDEDSHTVALQPVVDLMVNESDHTVTIYTEAEVIETTAIHPFYTDNGWKDASELEAGGKIITKDQNKITIEKIEYNYEPKKVYNFTVANFHTYFVGMLAWLVHNAGRCLTKLAQDGFKYAQDILRGIKFNQVMAKKMGSNYVHELWTLGMKGRVDSFLKGGGEVISRKATQLADISEQTAKKYIDEIAEKYAGKGIQNAERAGSQTLKGDKILQIPKQDTPIPQSIKDYAEEAGVAIQEVKDVTMDMLKNW, from the coding sequence ATGGATGAATTAGAATACATAACCCTTAAAGCCTTAATGATGTGTGACCAGGGCGCCGCACCCGACTTTTTTAAGCCAACCTTTAATACCAAAGTTAAGATTCATGGTTGTCTGGTTGCTACTAATAAGGATGCTGCTCCACTTATCAATATACCCTCCTTTAAGATCTGTAAAATAAGTGGAGGGCCATGTACACCGACCACCGTTCCCATGACATGGCAGGATACCTGGCAGGTGAAAATAAACGGAATCCATTCCCTTATCGGAAAAAGCACCTGCCAGTGCCCGGTAGGTGGAAAAATAGAATTTATGACCAGCGGACAGGTTCCGCTCCCAGCCGATGCCGCCCAGGAGGTAAAAGATATGCAGGATCAGGCACAGCGTGAACTTGATGACAGCGGACAGGGCGACAGTGTAGGTGAAGCCGGTCTTGTAGAAGGTATGATTCCTGTCTGGGGAAGCGGACGGGATCTTATTAACGATATACAGACCGGTGACGGCTGGGGCGCAGCGATGAATGCAGGCTTCCTTATCTGGGACGTAGCCTCCATAGCTGTAGGCGTTGTTTCTTTCGGAACAGGAACAGTGGCCATGCAGGGAGCTAAAGCAGGAATAAAAGGAGCTATAAAAGCAGGAGCCAAAGCAGTTTCTAAAGAGGCTTTACAGCAGATGGGAAAAGCGGCTTTGAAAAAACTGAGTAAAGAAGCATTAAAGAAAAGCATAGACGATGTAGCCAAAAAACTGCTTAAAACCTGTGTTTTTGCCTGTTTTCCAGCAGGCACACCTGTACACACCGAACATGGAATTAAAAATATTGAAGACATTAGTATTGGAGATATGGTCTGGGCTTATGATGAAGACTCACATACTGTTGCATTACAGCCTGTCGTTGATCTGATGGTAAACGAAAGTGATCATACTGTTACCATCTACACGGAAGCTGAGGTAATTGAGACAACGGCTATACATCCTTTTTACACTGACAACGGATGGAAAGATGCATCTGAACTTGAAGCCGGGGGAAAAATTATAACCAAAGACCAGAATAAAATCACAATTGAAAAGATTGAATACAACTATGAACCTAAAAAAGTTTATAACTTTACGGTAGCCAACTTTCATACATATTTTGTAGGTATGCTTGCGTGGCTGGTACATAATGCTGGTAGATGCTTGACCAAACTAGCACAAGATGGTTTCAAATATGCTCAAGATATATTAAGAGGAATAAAATTTAACCAGGTAATGGCAAAGAAAATGGGCAGTAACTATGTTCATGAGTTATGGACATTAGGAATGAAAGGAAGAGTTGATTCTTTTTTAAAAGGAGGAGGGGAAGTTATTAGTAGAAAAGCCACACAACTAGCTGATATTTCAGAGCAAACAGCAAAAAAATATATTGATGAGATTGCTGAAAAATATGCTGGGAAAGGTATTCAAAATGCTGAAAGAGCGGGATCTCAAACATTAAAAGGAGATAAAATACTTCAAATACCTAAACAAGATACTCCAATTCCTCAATCTATTAAAGATTATGCCGAAGAAGCAGGAGTAGCTATTCAAGAAGTAAAAGATGTAACTATGGATATGTTAAAAAATTGGTAA
- a CDS encoding glycoside hydrolase family 30 protein → MKKLIVSCLTVGVFLNANAQNYWKKNAGRTAKVILTSSTTNEKMADKGTVKFEKFGQPKETDACIFVDPDFKYQKLIGIGGAITDASAETFYKLPKNKQKEIIEAYFGKNGLGYTVVRTNMNSCDFSSDSYTYVQDNDTALKTFNIAHDEKYKIPMIKEAQKAIGKDFTFYFSPWSPPAWMKSNKSLLKGGRLENQYYQTWADYYIKFIKEYEKRGINIWGLTIQNEPMATQTWESCIYSAEEEGEFLKNNLGPTLWKNGYKDKKVMIWDHNRDLIYQRATTTLSDPETSKYASGIGYHWYETWNNKTQLFDNLSETQRAFPDKFLAFTEGCKEQFNMSKIDDVSLGELYGRNMLNDFNKGTALWTDWNVLLDETGGPNHVGNFCFAPIIADTKTGEVHYTYEYYYVGHVSKFIKPNAQRIGSSSNRAALTSTSFMNENGQLVTVIMNDSENDIETNLWIEGMSAKLSAPAHSIQTVIL, encoded by the coding sequence ATGAAAAAACTAATTGTGAGCTGTCTGACAGTAGGTGTATTTCTGAATGCCAATGCACAGAATTACTGGAAAAAGAATGCAGGAAGAACAGCAAAGGTTATTCTTACCAGCTCCACGACCAATGAAAAAATGGCGGATAAAGGGACTGTTAAGTTTGAAAAATTCGGACAGCCTAAAGAAACAGACGCATGTATCTTTGTGGATCCGGATTTTAAATACCAGAAGCTGATCGGAATAGGCGGGGCTATCACTGATGCCTCCGCAGAAACCTTTTATAAATTACCAAAGAACAAGCAGAAAGAAATTATAGAGGCATACTTTGGAAAAAACGGGTTAGGCTACACTGTAGTCCGTACCAATATGAACTCCTGTGATTTTTCCAGCGATTCTTATACCTATGTACAGGATAATGATACGGCTTTAAAAACCTTCAATATTGCCCATGACGAAAAGTATAAGATTCCTATGATTAAGGAAGCACAGAAAGCCATTGGGAAAGACTTTACATTTTATTTTTCTCCGTGGAGCCCGCCGGCATGGATGAAATCCAATAAAAGCCTGCTTAAAGGAGGAAGACTGGAAAATCAGTACTACCAGACCTGGGCAGATTATTATATTAAATTCATCAAAGAATACGAAAAAAGAGGAATCAACATCTGGGGACTGACCATTCAGAATGAGCCAATGGCTACACAAACCTGGGAATCCTGTATCTATTCAGCTGAGGAAGAAGGAGAGTTTCTTAAGAACAATTTAGGACCAACGCTCTGGAAAAACGGTTATAAAGACAAAAAAGTGATGATCTGGGATCACAACAGGGATCTTATTTACCAGAGAGCCACCACTACATTAAGCGATCCTGAAACTTCAAAATATGCATCAGGAATTGGCTATCACTGGTATGAAACCTGGAACAATAAAACCCAGCTTTTCGATAATTTATCAGAAACCCAGAGAGCATTTCCTGACAAGTTCCTGGCATTCACGGAAGGATGTAAAGAGCAGTTCAATATGTCAAAAATTGATGATGTGAGTCTGGGAGAACTGTACGGAAGAAATATGCTGAACGATTTTAACAAAGGAACGGCTTTATGGACAGATTGGAACGTTTTACTGGATGAAACGGGAGGTCCGAACCATGTCGGAAATTTCTGTTTTGCCCCGATTATTGCGGATACCAAGACAGGAGAAGTACATTATACCTATGAATATTATTACGTAGGGCATGTTTCAAAATTTATCAAACCCAATGCTCAGAGAATCGGAAGCTCTTCCAACAGAGCCGCTCTTACATCTACTTCTTTCATGAACGAAAACGGCCAGCTGGTCACCGTAATTATGAATGATTCTGAAAATGATATTGAAACCAATCTCTGGATTGAAGGAATGTCTGCAAAACTATCTGCACCTGCACATTCCATTCAGACTGTTATCCTGTAA
- a CDS encoding glycoside hydrolase family 30 protein has protein sequence MKFQNLYSFFFKGTALLGGVVLFPLSCTSVAMNKGNDVQYWLTKGNESVKLQQQSSVRFVNNSNNWQNIEIDDTQKFQYVDGFGYTLTGGSVEVINRLSPSKRKALLNELFGKDKNSISISYLRLSIGASDLDGEVFSYDDLPEGQTDPTLSKFSLTKDKDLIAMLKEILAINPNIKIIAAPWSSPVWMKDNGKSKGGSLKPEFYKVYANYFVKYIQGMKKEGITIDAITPQNEPLHPGNNPSLYMPSEQQRDFIKGSLGPVFKANNIKTKIVVYDHNCNKPEYALDILKDPEAYKYIDGSAFHLYEGDISALSTVHNAFPDKNLYFTEQWTGSKGTFNEDLNWHVKNVVIGSMRNWSSIALEWNVANDPQYKPHTDGGCTECKGAITVSDSENFTRNVSYYIIAHASKFVPAGSQRIASTQTETLSTAAFKTPAGKTVLIIQNGNSTDESFNIKYNGKTAPVTLSGNSAATYVF, from the coding sequence ATGAAGTTTCAAAACTTATATAGTTTCTTTTTTAAAGGTACCGCGCTGCTTGGCGGCGTGGTACTTTTTCCTTTATCGTGTACTTCTGTTGCGATGAATAAAGGAAACGACGTTCAGTATTGGCTTACCAAAGGCAATGAAAGTGTAAAATTACAACAGCAAAGCTCCGTCAGATTTGTAAATAATTCTAATAACTGGCAGAATATTGAAATTGATGATACCCAGAAATTTCAATATGTTGACGGTTTCGGATATACACTGACAGGAGGAAGCGTTGAAGTTATTAACAGACTTTCCCCTTCAAAAAGAAAAGCCCTGCTGAATGAACTTTTTGGAAAAGATAAAAATTCAATTTCCATCAGCTATCTGCGCCTTAGTATTGGTGCTTCCGATCTTGACGGGGAAGTTTTTTCCTATGATGATCTTCCGGAGGGCCAGACAGATCCCACACTTTCAAAATTCAGCCTTACAAAAGATAAAGATCTTATTGCGATGCTGAAAGAGATTTTAGCCATCAATCCCAATATCAAAATCATTGCGGCTCCGTGGTCATCACCGGTCTGGATGAAGGATAACGGAAAATCAAAAGGAGGAAGCTTAAAGCCTGAATTTTATAAAGTGTATGCAAACTACTTTGTAAAATATATTCAGGGAATGAAAAAAGAAGGCATTACCATTGATGCAATCACGCCTCAAAACGAGCCTCTTCATCCCGGAAACAATCCAAGTTTGTATATGCCGTCCGAACAGCAGAGAGACTTCATCAAAGGTTCTTTAGGTCCTGTTTTTAAGGCAAATAATATCAAAACAAAAATTGTGGTTTACGACCACAACTGTAACAAACCGGAATATGCCCTTGATATTCTGAAAGATCCTGAAGCCTACAAATATATTGACGGTTCTGCCTTCCACTTATACGAAGGAGATATTTCAGCGTTAAGTACAGTGCATAATGCATTTCCTGATAAAAATTTATACTTTACCGAACAGTGGACCGGATCAAAAGGAACTTTTAACGAAGATCTGAACTGGCATGTTAAAAACGTTGTCATAGGTTCTATGAGAAACTGGAGCAGTATTGCTTTGGAATGGAATGTAGCCAATGATCCGCAGTATAAGCCGCACACAGATGGCGGATGCACAGAATGCAAAGGAGCAATAACAGTTTCCGACAGCGAAAACTTCACCAGAAACGTTTCCTATTATATCATCGCACACGCTTCTAAATTTGTACCTGCTGGTTCACAGCGTATAGCTTCTACACAAACAGAAACACTTTCTACCGCAGCATTTAAAACCCCTGCCGGAAAAACAGTACTTATCATTCAGAACGGAAACAGTACTGATGAAAGCTTTAATATCAAATATAACGGAAAGACAGCTCCGGTAACCCTTTCAGGAAATTCGGCAGCTACTTATGTTTTTTAA
- a CDS encoding enoyl-ACP reductase, whose amino-acid sequence MSYGLLKGKKGIIFGALNEQSIAWKVAERCHEEGAEFILSNAPIALRMGELNGLAEKTGSEVIGADATSIEDLEKLFDAAVAKFGKIDFILHSIGMSVNVRKGKHYTEMNYDWLEKGWDISAVSFHKVMRVAWEKDCMNEWGSILALTYIAAQRTFPDYNDMSDNKAYLESIARTFGNYWGERKVRVNTVSQSPTVTTAGSGVKGFGGFLGYAEDMSPLGNATALECADYCVTLFSDLTKKVTMQNLFHDGGFSSSGVTQKVISKYDVE is encoded by the coding sequence ATGTCATACGGTTTACTTAAAGGCAAAAAGGGAATTATTTTTGGAGCCCTTAATGAGCAATCAATCGCATGGAAAGTTGCGGAAAGATGTCATGAAGAAGGTGCTGAATTTATCTTATCAAATGCCCCTATTGCTTTGAGAATGGGAGAACTTAATGGTTTAGCAGAAAAAACAGGTTCTGAAGTGATAGGTGCGGATGCAACCTCTATAGAAGATCTGGAAAAACTTTTTGATGCCGCTGTTGCAAAATTTGGAAAAATTGATTTTATCCTTCACTCTATCGGGATGTCTGTCAACGTGAGAAAAGGAAAACATTATACAGAAATGAATTATGACTGGTTGGAAAAAGGTTGGGATATTTCGGCCGTTTCTTTCCACAAAGTAATGAGAGTGGCGTGGGAAAAAGACTGTATGAATGAATGGGGAAGTATTTTGGCACTTACCTATATCGCGGCTCAAAGAACTTTCCCTGACTATAATGATATGTCTGATAACAAAGCTTATCTGGAAAGTATTGCAAGAACTTTCGGAAACTATTGGGGCGAAAGAAAAGTACGTGTTAACACAGTTTCCCAGTCTCCTACAGTTACTACCGCAGGTAGTGGTGTGAAAGGTTTCGGAGGCTTCCTTGGGTATGCAGAAGATATGTCTCCGCTAGGAAATGCCACAGCCCTTGAATGTGCAGATTATTGTGTAACCCTTTTCTCTGATCTTACCAAGAAAGTGACCATGCAGAATCTTTTCCATGACGGTGGTTTCAGCAGCTCGGGAGTTACCCAGAAAGTAATCAGCAAATATGATGTTGAATAA
- a CDS encoding DNA-3-methyladenine glycosylase I has translation MEKIRCGWCEKDDLYRKYHDEEWGRPIYDDETIFEFLILESFQAGLSWYTILAKRENFKKAFDNFNYKKIAAYTEEKMEELMNDPGIIRNRLKIKATVTNAQKFQEIQKEFGSFSKYIWGFVGGEPLDNSPQKLSDVPAVTDISDALSKDLKKRGFKFMGSTVVYAHMQATGMVNDHIASCFIRQ, from the coding sequence ATGGAAAAAATACGATGCGGCTGGTGCGAAAAAGATGATCTCTACAGAAAATACCATGATGAAGAATGGGGAAGGCCTATCTATGATGATGAAACTATTTTTGAATTTCTTATTCTTGAAAGCTTTCAGGCAGGACTGAGCTGGTATACCATTCTTGCTAAAAGAGAGAACTTCAAAAAAGCCTTTGATAATTTTAATTATAAGAAAATTGCGGCTTACACGGAAGAGAAAATGGAAGAGCTTATGAACGATCCCGGAATTATAAGGAACCGGCTTAAGATAAAAGCTACGGTAACCAATGCCCAGAAGTTTCAGGAGATACAGAAAGAGTTTGGGAGCTTTTCAAAATATATCTGGGGCTTTGTAGGAGGAGAACCATTGGATAATAGTCCTCAGAAGTTAAGTGATGTTCCGGCTGTAACGGATATTTCAGATGCTTTGTCTAAAGATCTTAAAAAAAGAGGTTTTAAATTTATGGGATCCACGGTGGTGTACGCTCATATGCAGGCAACCGGAATGGTGAATGACCATATTGCAAGCTGCTTTATCAGGCAGTGA
- the bglX gene encoding beta-glucosidase BglX: MKKTYFLLAIAALGMNNVYGQKTIDQKVAELLSKMTLEEKVGQMVQYSGFEYATGPQQSNSAAVLEEIKKGKVGSMLNVTGVEETRAFQKLAQLSRLKIPLLFGQDVIHGYRTTFPVNLGQAASWDLGMIEKSERIAATEASAYGIHWTFAPMVDVARDPRWGRVMEGSGEDTYLGTQIGLARIKGFQGKGLGSLDAVMACAKHFAAYGAAVGGRDYNSVDMSLRQLNETYLPPFKAAAEAGVATFMNSFNDISGVPATANKYIQRELLKGKWNYKGFVVSDWGSIGEMIPHGYAKDAAEAAERAVLAGSDMDMESRVYMAELPKLVKEGKIDSKLVDDAAGRILAKKFEMGLFDDPYRFSDEKRQKEQTNNLENRKFGREFGSKSIVLLKNKGNILPLSKTVKTVALIGPFGKETVANHGFWSIAFKDDNQRIISQFDGIKSQLDKNSTLLYAKGCNVDDQDRSMFAEAVETARKADVVIMTLGEGSAMSGEAKSRSSIGFTGVQEDLLKEIAKTGKPIVLMINAGRPLIFNWAADNIPAIAYTWWLGTEAGNSIADVLFGTVNPGGKLPMSFPRTEGQIPVYYNHYNTGRPAKNSTERNYVSAYIDLDNDPKFPFGYGLSYTDFKYSDMVLSSADLKGNQALNISVTVSNTGKYDGEEVVQLYIRDLFGKVVRPVKELKGFQKIFIKKGESKKVDFKLTPDDLKFFDNDLNYDWEGGEFDIMVGTNSQDVQTKRINWTK, from the coding sequence ATGAAGAAAACTTATTTCTTACTTGCCATTGCAGCATTGGGAATGAATAATGTCTACGGGCAAAAAACAATTGATCAGAAAGTAGCGGAACTGCTTTCTAAAATGACACTTGAAGAAAAAGTAGGGCAGATGGTCCAGTACAGTGGATTTGAATATGCCACAGGACCCCAGCAGTCTAATTCCGCAGCTGTTTTGGAAGAAATAAAAAAAGGAAAAGTAGGCTCCATGCTTAATGTAACCGGTGTTGAAGAAACCAGGGCTTTCCAGAAATTAGCCCAACTGTCGAGACTGAAAATTCCTTTGTTATTCGGGCAGGATGTTATTCATGGGTACAGAACAACCTTTCCGGTTAATTTAGGCCAGGCAGCAAGCTGGGATCTCGGGATGATAGAAAAATCCGAAAGAATTGCCGCTACAGAAGCTTCAGCCTATGGTATTCACTGGACCTTTGCACCTATGGTGGATGTGGCCAGAGATCCAAGATGGGGAAGAGTAATGGAAGGCTCCGGGGAAGATACTTATCTGGGAACTCAGATCGGTTTGGCAAGAATTAAAGGATTTCAGGGGAAAGGTTTGGGAAGCCTTGATGCTGTAATGGCCTGTGCCAAACACTTTGCAGCTTATGGAGCAGCTGTTGGCGGAAGAGATTACAATTCTGTGGATATGAGCTTAAGACAGCTGAATGAAACCTATCTGCCTCCGTTTAAGGCAGCAGCAGAAGCCGGGGTAGCCACATTCATGAATTCATTCAATGATATCAGCGGAGTTCCTGCCACAGCGAATAAGTATATTCAAAGAGAACTTTTAAAAGGAAAGTGGAATTATAAAGGTTTTGTAGTTTCAGATTGGGGAAGTATCGGAGAAATGATTCCTCACGGTTATGCCAAAGATGCTGCAGAAGCCGCAGAAAGAGCTGTTCTGGCAGGAAGTGATATGGATATGGAAAGCCGTGTTTACATGGCAGAGCTTCCAAAACTGGTTAAGGAAGGAAAGATTGACTCGAAGTTAGTGGATGATGCCGCAGGAAGAATCTTAGCCAAGAAGTTTGAAATGGGACTTTTTGATGATCCTTACAGATTCAGTGATGAAAAAAGACAGAAAGAGCAGACAAATAACCTTGAAAACAGGAAATTCGGAAGAGAATTCGGTTCAAAAAGTATTGTCCTTCTGAAAAATAAAGGAAATATTCTTCCTCTTTCAAAGACCGTGAAAACAGTTGCACTGATCGGCCCTTTCGGGAAAGAAACTGTAGCCAACCACGGATTCTGGTCTATTGCATTCAAAGATGATAATCAGAGAATTATCTCCCAGTTTGACGGAATTAAAAGCCAGCTTGATAAAAATTCAACCTTATTATATGCTAAAGGCTGTAATGTAGATGATCAGGACAGATCTATGTTTGCAGAAGCTGTAGAAACGGCCAGAAAAGCGGATGTAGTGATTATGACCTTAGGAGAAGGTTCTGCCATGAGTGGTGAGGCTAAAAGCAGAAGCAGCATTGGTTTCACCGGAGTTCAGGAAGATTTATTGAAAGAAATAGCTAAAACAGGAAAGCCAATTGTTTTAATGATCAATGCAGGACGTCCTTTGATCTTCAATTGGGCAGCAGATAATATTCCTGCAATAGCTTATACATGGTGGCTGGGAACTGAAGCAGGAAATTCCATTGCAGACGTTCTCTTCGGAACTGTGAATCCGGGCGGAAAACTTCCAATGAGCTTTCCCAGAACTGAAGGCCAGATCCCGGTTTATTACAATCATTACAACACCGGAAGACCTGCAAAAAATTCTACAGAACGGAACTATGTTTCAGCGTATATCGATCTTGATAATGATCCGAAATTTCCATTCGGTTATGGCTTAAGTTATACGGATTTCAAATATTCTGATATGGTTTTAAGTTCAGCAGATCTCAAAGGAAATCAGGCTTTAAATATCAGTGTAACGGTTTCCAATACAGGAAAATATGATGGGGAAGAAGTTGTACAGCTTTATATCAGGGATCTTTTCGGAAAAGTGGTACGACCGGTAAAAGAATTGAAAGGTTTCCAGAAAATATTTATCAAAAAAGGAGAAAGTAAAAAAGTTGATTTCAAACTGACTCCGGATGATCTGAAATTTTTTGATAATGACCTGAATTATGACTGGGAAGGCGGAGAATTCGATATTATGGTAGGAACAAACTCTCAGGATGTACAAACCAAAAGAATCAATTGGACTAAATAA
- a CDS encoding family 16 glycosylhydrolase yields MKIKFQHIIQFCTAGIMVFSVTNCASNKAESGKKLIWSDEFNGKGLPDSSKWNYDVGGDGYGNQEAQFYTKRRLENARMEDGNLVIEARKEDWDKNKYTSARLLTKGKFSFQYGTVEVRAKLPKGKGTWPAIWMMSENMKEWPDDGELDIMEHVGFNQGYVHASVHTKKYNHIEGTQKTDTLIVKDVSEKFHVYKVDWTPERIDVYIDEQKFFTYENKEKTYEAWPFDQPYYIILNQAVGGFWGGKEGIDDSIFPQKFYIDYVRVYQNK; encoded by the coding sequence ATGAAAATCAAATTCCAACATATCATTCAATTCTGCACAGCAGGGATAATGGTTTTTTCTGTGACAAATTGTGCCTCAAACAAAGCAGAATCTGGCAAAAAACTGATCTGGAGTGATGAATTCAACGGAAAAGGCCTCCCGGATTCATCAAAATGGAATTATGATGTAGGAGGAGACGGATATGGAAATCAGGAAGCCCAGTTTTATACGAAAAGAAGACTTGAAAATGCCAGAATGGAAGACGGAAATCTTGTTATTGAAGCCAGAAAAGAAGACTGGGACAAGAATAAATATACTTCTGCAAGGCTTTTAACCAAAGGAAAGTTTTCTTTTCAATATGGAACAGTGGAAGTAAGAGCAAAATTACCGAAAGGCAAAGGAACATGGCCCGCCATATGGATGATGAGTGAAAATATGAAAGAATGGCCGGATGATGGCGAGCTGGATATTATGGAGCACGTCGGCTTTAATCAGGGGTATGTTCATGCCTCTGTTCACACAAAAAAATACAATCATATTGAAGGAACACAGAAAACAGATACGCTGATCGTAAAAGATGTAAGTGAAAAATTCCATGTGTATAAGGTGGACTGGACCCCGGAAAGAATAGATGTTTACATTGACGAGCAGAAGTTTTTTACTTATGAAAATAAAGAGAAAACCTATGAAGCATGGCCTTTTGACCAGCCTTATTATATTATTTTAAATCAGGCAGTAGGCGGTTTCTGGGGCGGAAAAGAAGGAATAGACGACAGTATATTTCCGCAAAAATTTTACATAGACTACGTAAGAGTTTATCAAAATAAATAA